Genomic segment of Octadecabacter arcticus 238:
TGGTCGCGCTGCCGCTTGTGCTGCTGCTGCTCAGCCACTCCCACATTCTTGCGGGCTTGGCCGTCATAAGCCACCTAATCGGTGTCTCTGCCGCACGTTGGCTGTTCTTTGCAGAAGCCGAACACGTCGTTGGGCTTTATTACGGCAAACGCTAACGAAAAGGGCGCGCCAAGCAGCGCGCCCTTAATACTAATTTAACAAACCTTTCCAATACCTTACCTTATCCGCGGATAAGGGCGCGATGGATAAGGCTTGGTTTGGCCTACGTGCGGATGCGCAGTTCGGTCTCTGCGTCAAACAGAAAGACGCGTTTGTTCTCAAAGCTCAGCCCGACCATTTGGCCCTCAGACACCCGCTCATCACCGCGCTCTTCGATGACGAGCCGCTCTCCGGTTTCAGCGACGAGGTAGGCATAACTCACCCCGCCGAGGCTTTCGGTCAGATCAACCCGCATCGCATCGCCCGTTGGATCAATCATAAGGTGTTCAGGACGCAAACCAACGCTGACAGATTTCCCTTTGTAGGCTGGCGCAATCGTGGCCGGCACAGTCATCTTCAAGGCTGCGACCTCAACCGCGTTGTCACCCACAACACCATTCATGAAATTCATCGCAGGGCTGCCAATGAAACCAGCGACGAATTTGTTGTCGGGGTCGCGGTACAGATCCATCGGCGCACCGACCTGTTCAATAATGCCCTTGCGCAACACGACGATCTTGTCGGCCAGCGTCATCGCTTCGACCTGATCGTGGGTCACATAGATCATCGTCGCACCGATTTCTTTGTGCAGACGCGCGATTTCCACCCGCATTTCAACGCGCAATTCAGCATCAAGATTTGACAGTGGTTCGTCGAACAAGAACACTTCGGGGCCGCGGACAATCGCACGGCCAATCGAAACACGCTGGCGCTGACCACCCGATAGAGCCGCAGGTTTGCGCGACAGATAGTCTTCGAGTTTGAGGATCCGTGTCGCTTCCGCGACCTTCTCCTCAATCTCTTTTTTGGGGTGGCGGTTCATCTTCAGACCGAACCCCATGTTTTCTTTAACGGTCATATGCGGGTAAAGCGCGTAGGTCTGGAACACCATTGCCACGCCACGCTCGGACGGGTCCATGCGGGTCACGTCACGCTCCCCGATGCTCATGGTTCCGCCTGTCGTTTCTTCCAGACCCGCAACCATCCGCAGCAGCGTAGACTTGCCGCAACCTGACGGGCCGACAAAGACGCAGAACTCACCGTCTTCGATTTCAAGGTTGATCCCGTGGATCACTTGAACGTCGCCGTATTTCTTGATCACGTTATTCAGCGTTACACCAGACATGATGTTGGTTCCTTCCTAGGATGATCTGGCTGGGATCGGAAAGTGCCATGAGCTGGCGTCTTTCGCGATGGCCTCAGCCGTCGTGCGGATGCGTTGAACGAGGCTTTCGAGCCCCGCAAGGTTGGTGCGGGTTGTGGTGCTGGTCACCGAAATGGCCCCCAAAGCACGGTTCGTTTCGGTCAGGATCGGCAGCGCGATGCAAATGATCCCGGGTTCATGTTCTTCGCGATCAAACCCGTAGCCATTGGCGCGGATGTCGGTGAGTTCGGCGCGCAGGCTTTCGACGGTTGTGTGGGTGGTGTCGGTGAAGCGGTGAAAGCTTTGCTGGCCCAGCGCGTCAACCAAATCCGCCTCGGGCAGATACGCCATCATCA
This window contains:
- a CDS encoding ABC transporter ATP-binding protein, which encodes MSGVTLNNVIKKYGDVQVIHGINLEIEDGEFCVFVGPSGCGKSTLLRMVAGLEETTGGTMSIGERDVTRMDPSERGVAMVFQTYALYPHMTVKENMGFGLKMNRHPKKEIEEKVAEATRILKLEDYLSRKPAALSGGQRQRVSIGRAIVRGPEVFLFDEPLSNLDAELRVEMRVEIARLHKEIGATMIYVTHDQVEAMTLADKIVVLRKGIIEQVGAPMDLYRDPDNKFVAGFIGSPAMNFMNGVVGDNAVEVAALKMTVPATIAPAYKGKSVSVGLRPEHLMIDPTGDAMRVDLTESLGGVSYAYLVAETGERLVIEERGDERVSEGQMVGLSFENKRVFLFDAETELRIRT